A region of Sparus aurata chromosome 8, fSpaAur1.1, whole genome shotgun sequence DNA encodes the following proteins:
- the hdhd5 gene encoding haloacid dehalogenase-like hydrolase domain-containing 5 has protein sequence MQRISPVRSGWQLLKSCCEGAAKQVNTSTPTSRNYSRLPPPPPQGHKSFGLLFDIDGVLVRGRTPIPEAKQCFRNLVDGKGRYKVPVVFVTNAGNCMRQTKAEHLSHLLDVEVSPDQVMLSHSPLRMFTQFHKKRVLVSGQGPVEEVAHNLGFQDVVTIDMLREAYPLLDVVDHNRRPKDSIPPSKGLRPIDAVILFGEPIRWETNLQLIVDILLTNGNPDNSWSSMQYPHIPVLACNMDLLWMAEAKNPRFGHGMFLVCLESLYKKVTGYDLKYEALIGKPSVVTYNYAELLVRQQAERLGWTTPVKRLYAIGDNPMADIYGANLYNRYLQASRHTKAQMQAKSGGGGADPLAETVDDVPKMTSAELGGASSTYGAEENLPEGCSSILVCTGVYSRDQQELPSDPTQTVTEQRIFHGHRDFRFDPSLTQPSVIVQDVKEAVELVFEQEGWPLQ, from the exons atGCAGAGGATAAGTCCTGTGAGAAGTGGCTGGCAGCTGCTGAAATCCTGCTGTGAAGGAGCAGCCAAACAAGTCAACACCTCGACTCCGACCTCACGAAACTACAGCCGT ctccctcctcctcctcctcagggcCACAAGTCCTTCGGGCTCCTCTTCGACATCGATGGCGTGCTGGTGCGGGGCCGGACGCCCATCCCTGAGGCCAAGCAGTGCTTCAGGAACCTGGTTGATGGCAAAGGGAGATACAAGGTGCCCGTGGTGTTCGTCACCAACGCTGGGAACTGCATGAGGCAGAccaaagctgagcatctgtcCCATCTGCTGGATGTGGAG GTGTCTCCAGACCAGGTGATGCTGTCCCACAGTCCTTTGCGAATGTTTACCCAGTTCCATAAAAAGCGCGTGCTGGTGTCGGGACAGGGTCCTGTGGAGGAGGTCGCTCACAA CCTGGGCTTTCAGGATGTTGTCACCATAGATATGCTCAGAGAAGCATATCCTCTTCTGGATGTCGTAGACCACAACAGAAGGCCCAAAGACAGT ATTCCACCCTCCAAAGGCTTACGGCCGATCGACG CTGTCATCTTATTCGGCGAGCCAATCAGATGGGAGACCAACCTCCAGCTCATCGTCGACATTCTCCTGACAAACGGGAACCCAGATAATTCCTGGAGTTCGATGCAGTACCCTCATATCCCCGTCCTGGCCTGTAACATGGACCTGCTGTGGATGGCCGAGGCCAAGAATCCcag GTTTGGACACGGTATGTTCCTGGTGTGCTTGGAGAGCCTGTACAAGAAGGTCACAGGCTACGATCTGAAGTATGAGGCTCTGATCGGTAAACCCAGCGTGGTGACTTATAACTACGCTGAGCTGCTGGTCAGACAGCAGGCGGAGAGACTTGGCTGGACCACACCTGTGAAGAGGCTGTATGCTATAGG TGATAACCCCATGGCTGACATATACGGCGCCAACCTCTACAACCGCTACCTCCAGGCTTCTCGCCACACCAAGGCCCAGATGCAGGCTAagagtggtggaggaggtgcagacCCCCTGGCAGAAACTGTTGACGACGTCcctaaaatgacatcagcagAACTGGGCGGAGCGTCGAGCACGTACGGGGCGGAGGAGAACCTCCCTGAGGGCTGCAGCTCCATCCTGGTGTGCACAGGAGTGTACAGCCGGGACCAGCAGGAGCTGCCCTCAGATCCGACGCAGACCGTCACCGAGCAGCGCATCTTCCACGGCCACAGGGACTTTCGCTTTGACCCCAGCCTTACACAGCCGTCCGTCATTGTGCAGGATGTGAAGGAAGCAGTGGAGCTGGTGTTTGAGCAGGAAGGCTGGCCTCTGCAGTAG
- the LOC115585964 gene encoding E3 ubiquitin-protein ligase TRIM47-like isoform X2: MEDSQERLSCPICLNLLNDPVTTACGHTFCMICINAEWDTGRGRRFGCPLCRQTFSSRPVLKRNTLLADLIEEHKKKNRESAAAGDRYAEPGDVQCDVCTGRRKRKASMFCLVCLASYCETHLKPHYEVVPLKKHKLMKASAQIRDKICGRHYKHLEIYCRTDQQFICPLCLMGEHKGHDTVEVAEKKYEIQRQLERTKEEIANRVLQMERLRKAARSLRAAASEARGDFKRLCEEHKHSVERKTYKMREKVGEAEKAGVDWTDHQLGRLQREKIDLRQRGHQIDQLTLTEDPIQLFQGFQALDHLPAFNDSHESFDTVTEFVTEQKKKLKNMCDREKNVLFSHSGNLLSDIPRLREEIPSRTYLLTKYKNFRVEVDPNTVSAYLCLSDRNRQISWSAVEQAHPDHPDRFSFHHQALCKMGLERSCYWEVEWDVGVVDLAVSYKGIKRKGSDNDCSFGHNKLSWKLTCSPSGCTFWHNNLHKGQIPPVQSRRAGVFLDYEAGTLRFFSVSDGDGFDLLHQVQTTFTEPLYPGFSVDLGTTLKICDI, encoded by the exons ATGGAGGACAGTCAGGAGCGGTTGAGCTGCCCCATCTGTTTAAATTTACTGAATGATCCAGTGACGACCGCCTGTGGACACACTTTCTGTATGATTTGTATCAATGCAGAGTGGGATACTGGGAGGGGAAGGAGGTTCGGCTGCCCTTTGTGCAGGCAGACTTTCTCGTCGAGGCCTGTTCTGAAGAGGAACACACTTCTGGCTGACCTGATCGAggaacacaagaagaaaaacagagaaagtgcTGCAGCTGGTGACAGGTATGCTGAACCTGGAGATGTGCAGTGTGACGTCTGCACcgggagaagaaaaagaaaagcttccATGTTCTGTCTGGTGTGTttggcctcttactgtgagactcacctgaaGCCTCACTATGAAGTGGTGcctctgaaaaaacacaaactgatgaAGGCCTCTGCACAGATCAGAGACAAGATCTGCGGCCGTCATTACAAACATCTGGAGATTTACTGCCGCACCGATCAGCAGTTCATCTGCCCGCTGTGTCTGATGGGTGAGCACAAAGGACACGACACTGTGGAAGTGGCAGAAAAGAAGTATGAGATACAG AGACAACTGGAGCGTACCAAAGAGGAAATTGCAAACAGAGTGCTGCAAATGGAGAGGCTGAGGAAGGCGGCTCGCTCTCTCAGA GCTGCTGCATCAGAGGCACGTGGAGACTTTAAGCGGCTCTGtgaggaacacaaacactctgtggagaggaagACCTACAAGATGAGGGAGAAAGttggagaggcagagaaagctGGAGTGGACTGGACCGACCATCAGCTCGGGCGACTGCAGCGTGAAAAGATTGATCTGAGGCAGAGAGGGCATCAAATCGACCAGCTGACACTAACAGAGGACCCCATTCAGCTCTTTCAG GGTTTCCAGGCGCTGGATCACCTCCCTGCATTCAATGACTCACATGAGAGTTTTGACACAGTGACAGAGTTTgtcactgaacagaaaaagaaactgaaaaacatGTGCGACAGAGAAAAGAATGTATTATTCAGTCATTCTGGAAATCTGT TGTCAGACATACCAAGGCTGCGTGAGGAAATCCCATCAAGGACATACCTTCTGACCAAATATAAGA ACTTCAGAGTGGAGGTGGATCCCAACACAGTTTCTGCGTATCTTTGCTTGTCTGATAGAAACAGACAGATATCGTGGAGTGCCGTGGAGCAGGCTCACCCTGATCACCCTGACAGATTCTCCTTCCATCACCAGGCTCTGTGCAAAATGGGCCTGGAGAGGAGCTgctactgggaggtggagtgggatGTGGGCGTTGTTGATTTAGCTGTGTCGTATAAAGGCATCAAGAGAAAGGGCTCAGACAACGATTGCTCTTTTGGTCACAATAAGCTCTCCTGGAAACTGACCTGCTCCCCGTCCGGCTGCACGTTTTGGCACAATAATCTTCACAAAGGTCAAATCCCTCCGGTTCAGTCCCGCAGAGCGGGCGTATTCCTGGATTACGAAGCAGGAACACTGCGCTTCTTCAGTGTTTCTGATGGAGACGGGTTCGATCTGCTGCACCAAGTCCAGACCACCTTCACTGAACCGCTCTATCCTGGGTTTTCTGTAGATTTAGGAACAACACTGAAAATATGCGACATCTAA
- the ccdc77 gene encoding coiled-coil domain-containing protein 77 translates to MGSPTKDATPHRTNTHTPGREPDSPLPPIHERLGYLRPSRELLEYYRKKIAQFDGEHEELLQMLEKYRGITDDQHKLQWEVRQREGEIAELQNALSDMQVYLFQEREQSLRLYAENDRLKIRELEDRKKIQHLLALVGPDTGEITYFHREPPHKVTVSQRNTESTLDDNLNLRPTKLKPAATRKESGRRTKSADGVNGESLEQYKSDNQTLLLQVEALQAQMEEQTRLAKEQVESLLEDRRIKTEEAQAQQRRDQERITALNDKLQRTQNLLYGSTKDFLQLKFETRAHEKKWMAEKDRLLRELDSCHNRLRKAGPAGTEPGRTWQPSSSTALLLSKPQPEFQQTNKEELKALQEDLKQAHRLAEMYREQCITLETELSQIREEGDVGREIFKERSDKMAKRLQLMTQRYEALEKRRAMEVEGFKTDLKQLRQKFKDVEKQLIKATLNIGPNQDLAILHEVRQTNARTKKVQGELMTLKAKIYGLENELRFS, encoded by the exons ATGGGATCGCCAACAAAAGATGCAACGCCACACAG GACCAACACACATACCCCTGGCCGAGAACCTGACTCCCCACTTCCCCCTATCCACGAGCGGCTGGGGTACCTGCGTCCCTCCAGGGAGCTGCTGGAGTACTACAGAAAGAAGATCGCCCAGTTTGACGGGGAACatgaggagctgctgcagatgcTGGAGAAGTACAGAGGCATCACAGATGACCAG CATAAACTACAGTGGGAGGTACGCCAGCGCGAGGGGGAGATTGCGGAGCTGCAGAACGCTCTGAGTGACATGCAGGTCTACCTTTTCCAAGAGAGAGAACAGTCTCTGCGGCTGTATGCAGAAAATGACAGACTAAAGATCAG AGAATTGGAGGACAGGAAGAAAATCCAGCATCTTCTGGCCCTGGTGGGTCCTGATACAGGAGAGATCACATACTTCCACCGGGAACCTCCTCACAAG GTGACTGTCTCACAGAGGAACACTGAGTCTACACTGGATGACAATCTCAATCTGAGGCCAACAAAGTTAAAACCAGCTGCCACCAGGAAAg AGAGTGGCAGGAGAACAAAATCAGCAGACGGAGTAAATGGAGAGAGTCTGGAACAATACAAGAGCGATAACCAGACATTGCTGCTCCAG GTGGAGGCCCTGCAGGCTCAGATGGAGGAACAAACCCGTCTGGCCAAAGAGCAGGTAGAGTCTCTGCTGGAGGATCGACGGATCAAAACAGAAGAGGCTCAGGCACAACAGCGCAGAGATCAGGAGCGAATCACTGCACTGAATGACAA GCTCCAGCGAACCCAGAACCTGTTGTATGGGAGCACCAAAGATTTCCTACAGCTGAAGTTTGAAACACGTGCTCATGAGAAAAAGTGGATGGCGGAGAAGGACCGGCTGCTGAGGGAGCTGGACTCCTGCCACAACCGTCTGAGGAAGGCTGGTCCTGCCGGTACAGAGCCGGGCCGAACATGGCagcccagcagcagcacagctctGCTCCTTTCTAAGCCTCAGCCAGAGTTTCAACAAACTAATAAGGAGGAGCTGAAG GCATTGCAGGAGGATCTGAAGCAAGCCCACCGTCTGGCAGAGATGTACAGGGAGCAGTGTATCACCCTGGAGACAGAACTGTCACAAATCAGAGAGGAAGGGGACGTGGGCAGGGAAATATTTAAG GAGCGTTCAGACAAAATGGCCAAGCGTCTTCAGCTGATGACTCAGCGTTACGAGGCGCTGGAGAAGAGGAGGGCCATGGAGGTGGAGGGCTTCAAGACGGACCTGAAACAACTCAGGCAAAAATTCAAAGATGTAGAAAAACAACTCatcaag GCTACTCTGAATATTGGGCCCAACCAGGACTTGGCCATTCTGCATGAGGTACGTCAAACCAACGCCAGAACAAAGAAGGTCCAGGGTGAGCTGATGACGCTGAAGGCAAAGATCTACGGGCTGGAAAATGAGCTGAGGTTTAGTTGA
- the slc15a5 gene encoding solute carrier family 15 member 5: MGHHVSDRCEAATVLIQHHGHTKVRDSSSGPILKGHSALHVVQVRLHPARQPTKQPARWPSGMVTGDPQRLPQGRSGARRLSRTPRPEQGPQKKSRKKLQVIICVLLVELFERFTFFGIVCNMILFCTMKLGYDNYLAATVNLCFVGASTLTPVLVGWFAETCLGRTKVLYLCAFLHFFGTAMLPVVAFTFEDFYIDNHQMMHQLEPREQQILFFIGLLAAVLGIGGIRAILCPMGAYSLQSYNQHQLLSFFNWFYWLVNLNSTVVFLGIAYIQQSVGKNLGFLIPFTSVLLALIAIHMMRNKLTYKPKKGGSLLTTLGVFLNSLRMCCLHYRHLSGDVASWLDRAKEHNGGRYSETHVENVKVLAKLFPLYGLQLLYRACITQIPSGYYIQTMNSNLHLSNLLLPIGTMNVISILPLLLLAPVIECVTTCYLSMEKTPLAPAKVITLGHACATLSVLVAGLSELQRKTYPLVEQTLSGQVLQVSSMPCFHLAPQYILLGLAEALVTPACSLISFQLTPSHIRGISLHFLTLSYGGGCFLGAFIIQLVYFLSGGNFYPNTLHDGNLERFFFLLATLMAVNTLVCWRVSYRYIDLSVQGKGLTISPLTEKLLHYKACLRFYDTVDRSYTNASIESIL, translated from the exons ATGGGTCACCATGTGTCAGATCGCTGTGAGGCGGCCACAGTTCTGA TCCAGCACCACGGTCACACCAAAGTGAGGGATTCCAGCTCTGGTCCTATACTCAAAGGGCATTCAGCGCTCCATGTGGTCCAGGTCAGACTGCATCCAGCCAGACAACCAACCAAGCAGCCAGCTCGCTGGCCAAGTGGGATGGTGACAGGGGACCCTCAGAGACTGCCGCAGGGCAGAAGCGGTGCTCGTCGACTCTCCCGGACCCCTCGTCCTGAGCAGGGACCACAGAAGAAGTCGCGCAAGAAGCTCCAGGTTATCATCTGTGTGCTGCTCGTTGAGCTGTTTGAAAGATTCACTTTCTTTGGGATTGTATGCAACATGATTCTCTTCTGCACGATGAAGCTGGGCTATGATAACTACCTGGCTGCGACAGTCAACCTGTGCTTTGTGGGGGCCAGCACCCTGACCCCTGTTCTGGTTGgctggtttgcagaaacctGCCTGGGGAGGACCAAGGTGCTCTACCTGTGTGCTTTCCTTCATTTCTTTg GCACCGCCATGCTGCCCGTGGTGGCGTTCACGTTCGAAGATTTCTACATCGACAATCATCAGATGATGCACCAGCTGGAACCTCGGGAGCAGCAGATCTTGTTCTTCATCGGCCTCCTGGCGGCTGTTCTGGGCATCGGCGGTATCCGGGCCATCCTGTGCCCCATGGGAGCCTACAGCCTGCAGAGCTACAACCAGCACCAGCTGCTGTCCTTCTTCAACTG GTTCTACTGGCTGGTCAACTTGAACTCCACTGTGGTGTTTCTGGGTATCGCTTACATCCAGCAGTCTGTGGGCAAAAACCTGGGCTTCCTGATCCCCTTCACCTCTGTGCTGCTGGCCCTGATAGCCATACACATGATGCGGAACAAACTCACCTATAAACCCAAGAAAG GTGGGTCATTACTGACCACACTGGGAGTTTTCCTGAACTCTCTCAGGATGTGCTGCCTCCACTACCGGCACCTGAGTGGAGATGTGGCCTCTTGGCTTGACCGGGCGAAAGAGCACAACGGTGGTCGTTACAGTGAAACACACGTGGAGAACGTGAAAGTCCTGGCGAAGCTCTTCCCTCTGTACGGGCTTCAGCTTCTGTACCGAGCCTGCATCACACAG ATTCCCTCAGGTTACTACATACAGACGATGAACTCGAACCTCCACCTGAGCAACCTCCTGTTGCCCATCGGCACCATGAATGTGATCAGCATcctgcctctgctgctcttGGCCCCGGTGATCGAGTGTGTGACGACCTGCTACCTCTCCATGGAGAAAACTCCTCTGGCACCTGCGAAAGTCATCA CTCTGGGCCACGCCTGTGCCACTCTGTCGGTGCTGGTGGCGGGTTTGTCCGAGCTGCAGAGGAAGACTTACCCTCTGGTGGAGCAGACTCTGTCTGGACAGGTTCTGCAGGTGTCGTCCATGCCGTGTTTCCATCTGGCTCCTCAGTACATCCTGCTCGGTCTGGCAGAGGCTCTCGTCACCCCGGCAT GTTCCCTCATATCCTTCCAGCTGACCCCGAGCCACATCAGGGGGATCTCCCTGCACTTCCTCACTCTGTCCTACGGAGGGGGCTGCTTCCTGGGAGCCTTCATCATTCAGCTGGTTTACTTCCTCTCTGGAG GTAACTTCTACCCAAACACACTGCATGATGGGAATCTGGAGAggttcttcttcctcctggccACACTGATGGCTGTAAATACCCTCGTGTGTTGGAGAGTATCTTACAG GTACATCGACCTGAGTGTTCAGGGGAAAGGACTGACCATCAGCCCTCTGACTGAGAAGCTGCTGCACTACAAGGCCTGTCTGCGCTTCTACGACACCGTGGATCGCTCCTACACAAACGCCTCCATCGAATCTATTTTATGA
- the rab19 gene encoding ras-related protein Rab-19, whose translation MQWCRWAGGWKTHLPRQSAGPEIEDSFDFLFKIILVGDSDVGKTCLVQRFKSGIFIEKQQNTIGVDFTVRTLDIDGKKVKMQVWDTAGQERFRTITQSYYRSAHGAVVAYDITRRATFESVSHWIREVEQFGAASVVLILIGNKSDLHAQRQVLFEDACTLAENNGVLAALETSAKEAQNVDAAFSLMARELLARNGMTITDEASQDSPQFMLNNSSHPVFGNASSDKKCGC comes from the exons ATGCAGTGGTGCAGGTGGGCAGGCGGTTGGAAAACACACCTACCAAGACAG TCTGCAGGACCCGAGATCGAGGACTCCTTcgactttctttttaaaatcatccTGGTCGGGGACTCGGATGTGGGGAAGACCTGCCTGGTCCAGAGGTTCAAGTCTGGCATTTTCATTGAGAAGCAGCAGAACACCATCGGGGTGGACTTTACTGTTCGTACCCTGGACATCGACGGCAAGAAGGTGAAG atgcagGTGTGGGACACGGCAGGACAGGAGCGCTTCCGCACCATAACTCAGAGCTACTACCGCAGTGCCCACGGGGCCGTGGTGGCCTATGACATCACACGCCGGGCCACATTCGAATCTGTTTCCCACTGGATCAGGGAGGTGGAGCAGTTTGGAGCTGCCAGCGTGGTATTGATCCTCATTG GTAACAAGTCGGACCTCCACGCTCAGAGGCAGGTGTTGTTCGAGGACGCGTGCACTCTGGCAGAAAACAACGGTGTGCTGGCTGCTCTGGAAACATCAGCCAAGGAGGCCCAGAACGTGGACGCCGCCTTCAGCCTCATGGCCCGGGAGCTGCTGGCACGCAACGGCATGACCATCACAGACGAGGCCTCGCAAGACTCGCCTCAGTTCATGCTGAATAACAGCTCTCATCCGGTCTTTGGAAATGCGTCCTCTGATAAGAAGTGTGGGTGCTGA
- the LOC115585965 gene encoding E3 ubiquitin-protein ligase TRIM47-like, with the protein MAESQELFDCSICLQLLEDPVTTTCGHSYCMKCVNAFWDSNNDRGRRFSCPQCGQTFFPKPVLKRNTLLAALIEEHKGENRQNAAAGDRYAEPGDVQCDVCTGRKGKASMFCLVCLASYCETHLKPHYEVAPLKKHKLMEASAQIRDSICGRHDKLLEIYCRTDQQFICLLCLMGEHKGHDTVAVAEEKCHMQRQLERTKEEITDRVEKSERTMEKLRKAADVIRGAAWEACDDFERLCAEHIRLYVHSVERMCSEMREKVGEAEKAGADWTDCRLGRLQREVLTLRRGEDQIDRLTLTEDPIQFLQGFQALDHLPAFTDSHEKIEMRTEFVVNAQKEKLKNMCDKKKNELFSHSEKSLLSRTYLLLIYKNFRVEVDPNTVAAYLCLSDRNRQISWSAVEQAHPDHPDRFTFHHQALCKMGLERSCYWEVEWDVGVVDLAVSYKGIKRKGSDNDCSFGHNELSWKLTCSPSGCTFWHDSFHKGQIPPVQSHRAGVFLDYEAGTLRFFSVSDGGRFDLLHQIQTTFTEPLYPGFSVDLGATLKICDI; encoded by the exons ATGGCTGAGAGTCAGGAACTCTTCGACTGCTCCATCTGTTTACAGTTACTGGAGGATCCGGTGACGACCACCTGTGGACACAGTTACTGTATGAAATGTGTCAACGCCTTCTGGGATAGTAATAACGACAGGGGAAGGAGGttcagctgccctcagtgcggGCAGACTTTCTTCCCGAAGCCTGTTCTGAAGAGGAACACACTTCTGGCTGCCCTGATCGAGGAGCACAAgggggaaaacagacaaaatgctGCAGCTGGTGACAGGTATGCTGAACctggtgatgtgcagtgtgACGTCTGCACAgggagaaaaggaaaagctTCCATGTTCTGTCTGGTGTGTttggcctcttactgtgagactcacctgaaGCCTCACTATGAAGTGGCGcctctgaaaaaacacaaactgatggAGGCCTCTGCACAGATCAGAGACAGCATCTGCGGCCGTCACGACAAACTTCTGGAGATTTACTGCCGCACCGATCAGCAGTTCATCTGCCTGCTGTGTCTGATGGGTGAGCACAAAGGCCACGACACTGTGGCAGTGGCAGAGGAAAAGTGTCACATGCAG AGACAACTGGAGCGGACCAAAGAGGAGATCACAGACAGAGTGGAGAAGTCAGAGAGGACGATGGAGAAGCTGAGGAAGGCTGCAGACGTTATCAGA GGTGCTGCATGGGAAGCGTGTGACGACTTTGAGCGACTGTGTGCAGAACATATACGTTTATACgtccactctgtggagaggatgTGCTCCGAGATGAGAGAGAAAgttggagaagcagagaaagCCGGAGCGGACTGGACCGACTGTCGGCTCGGGCGACTGCAGCGTGAAGTGCTCACGctgaggaggggagaggatCAAATCGACCGGCTGACACTCACAGAGGACCCCATTCAGTTTCTGCAG GGTTTCCAGGCGCTGGATCACCTCCCTGCATTCACTGACTCACATGAAAAAATTGAAATGCGgacagagtttgttgttaatgcacagaaagagaaactgaaaaacatgtgcgacaaaaaaaagaatgaactGTTCAGTCATTCTGAAAAAAGTCTGT TGTCAAGGACATACCTTCTGCTCATATATAAGA ACTTCAGAGTGGAGGTGGATCCCAACACAGTCGCTGCGTATCTTTGCTTGTCTGATAGAAACAGACAGATATCGTGGAGTGCCGTGGAGCAGGCTCACCCTGATCACCCTGACAGATTCACCTTCCATCACCAGGCTCTGTGCAAAATGGGCCTGGAGAGGAGCTgctactgggaggtggagtgggatGTGGGCGTTGTTGATTTAGCTGTGTCGTATAAAGGCATTAAAAGAAAGGGCTCAGACAACGATTGCTCTTTTGGTCACAATGAGCTCTCCTGGAAACTGACCTGCTCCCCGTCCGGCTGCACGTTTTGGCACGATAGTTTTCACAAAGGTCAAATCCCTCCGGTTCAGTCCCACAGAGCGGGCGTCTTCCTGGATTACGAAGCAGGAACACTGCGCTTCTTCAGTGTTTCTGATGGAGGCAGGTTCGATCTGCTGCACCAAATCCAGACCACCTTCACTGAACCTCTCTATCCTGGGTTTTCTGTAGATTTAGGCGCAACACTGAAAATATGCGACATCTAA
- the ccdc34 gene encoding coiled-coil domain-containing protein 34: MSGRRLPNCPASASKDFSSTPVKTSQRQDFRTAKGSDDGVLSDDEDTFSLLSPIYHDSFDSDDDLDLSPAQQASPRHSDNSRLSDSPVRCELPRTPSSQMLNAAVEAAGSPTLSAWEVWLVNKAKEDRRRLEKRAEEERLLREKKEREERLREEKKVVMEEKIQVWLNMKREQEKYEQLVKQSKEEEELQRQQEKQRETEQKAQEKYKNWLQKKNQEKIDAEKREKEEAALKEEQEKERRRRAQEKFKEWLSKANEKSKSSPKSPCYQKGPYDKSYPSPSFYNPIPWKPIHVPPPEPSLNKTSGKKPQRQGKCQQRLGTASRLRNSQSAGPSLQRR; encoded by the exons ATGTCTGGACGGAGGCTGCCCAACTGTCCCGCGTCTGCGTCCAAAGACTTCAGCTCGACTCCCGTTAAAACAAGCCAGCGGCAGGACTTCCGCACAGCCAAGGGCTCGGACGACGGCGTCCTATCGGATGACGAAGACACCTTTTCTCTGCTTTCTCCCATATATCATGACAGCTTTGACAGCGATGACGACCTGGACCTCAGTCCAGCTCAGCAGGCTTCCCCCAGGCACAGCGACAACTCCAGACTCAGCGATTCACCAGTCAG atgtGAGCTACCAAGAACACCTTCATCGCAGATGTTGAATGCAGCTGTGGAGGCTGCAGGCTCACCTACTCTGTCTGCATGGGAAGTGTGGCTGGTGAACAAAGCCAAAGAAGACCGGCGCAGGTTggaaaagagagcagaggag GAGCGGctactgagggaaaaaaaagaacgagAAGAAAGGCTGCGGGAAGAGAAAAAAGTGGTCATGGAAGAGAAGATCCAAGTGTGGCTAAATATGAAAAGAGAACAG GAGAAGTACGAGCAACTTGTAAAACAgagcaaagaggaagaggagctacAGCGGCAGCAGGAAAAACAGAGGGAGACTGAACAGAAAGCTCAGGAAAAGTACAAAAACTGGTTGCAGAAGAAGAACCAAGAAAAAATAGACGCtgaaaagagggagaaa GAGGAAGCTGCCCtgaaagaggagcaggagaaagagcgCCGCAGGAGGGCACAGGAGAAATTTAAGGAATGGCTGTCAAAAGCCAACGAGAAAAGCAAATCCAGTCCCAAATCACCTTGTTACCAAAAAG GCCCCTATGACAAATCCTACCCATCACCCAGCTTCTACAATCCGATCCCATGGAAACCGATTCACGTCCCTCCTCCAGAACCATCCTTGAATAAGACGTCTGGCAAGAAACCTCAGAGACAAGGAAAATGCCAACAACGCCTCGGCACTGCTTCTAGACTGAGAAACTCTCAGAGTGCAGGACCGTCGCTGCAGAGGAGATGA